In one window of Pseudobdellovibrionaceae bacterium DNA:
- a CDS encoding KH domain-containing protein, translated as MDPSNLRDLVEFMAKALVDNPNDVDVTEVVGEQTTVVELKVAKDDLGKVIGKRGKTAHSMRTILNAASTKLNKRSVLEIVE; from the coding sequence ATGGATCCTTCAAATTTGCGTGATCTCGTTGAGTTTATGGCAAAGGCGCTGGTTGATAACCCTAATGATGTGGATGTGACCGAGGTCGTGGGCGAGCAAACCACTGTGGTTGAGCTTAAGGTGGCCAAAGACGACCTAGGTAAGGTGATTGGAAAAAGAGGCAAAACAGCCCATTCCATGCGAACAATCCTAAATGCAGCCAGCACTAAGTTGAATAAGCGAAGCGTTCTAGAAATTGTTGAGTAG
- the rpsP gene encoding 30S ribosomal protein S16, whose translation MVVIRLSRVGCTHQPKYRVTVADQRRAAGGRFIEVVGNYNPMAAEGEKGLDLKMDRIQEWISKGAQPTKRVQSLIRKAQAN comes from the coding sequence ATGGTTGTGATTCGCCTATCTAGAGTGGGATGTACGCATCAGCCCAAATACCGCGTAACTGTGGCTGATCAACGTCGTGCAGCCGGCGGACGGTTTATTGAAGTGGTGGGAAACTACAATCCCATGGCAGCTGAAGGGGAAAAGGGATTAGATCTTAAAATGGATCGAATTCAGGAATGGATCAGTAAAGGCGCTCAGCCTACAAAACGAGTCCAAAGCCTAATCCGAAAAGCCCAGGCGAACTAG
- the rimM gene encoding 16S rRNA processing protein RimM, with product MEIPQWIKVGWAREAHGLKGEVYLEAFSETCPWAKQLEWVHLRDLNSPVAEAHLVSMRILEQRPFKKGMLLKLENINDRTGAESLRGMQWYIPQGLLVSESGENLYLHEILGFQLKDLHSQKSGVIFDFSSNGAQDLLVVKTDSGLYEVPFVDELIDSINFDSRVVNMNLPEGLLEP from the coding sequence TTGGAAATACCACAGTGGATCAAGGTGGGATGGGCTCGAGAAGCTCACGGGCTGAAGGGTGAAGTGTATCTAGAGGCCTTTTCAGAAACATGCCCTTGGGCCAAACAACTGGAGTGGGTTCATCTTAGAGATTTAAATTCGCCGGTGGCTGAGGCCCATCTTGTTTCCATGAGAATTCTTGAACAAAGACCTTTTAAAAAGGGAATGCTACTCAAGTTAGAAAACATAAATGATCGCACCGGTGCCGAATCCCTCAGAGGTATGCAGTGGTACATACCGCAGGGCTTGTTAGTATCTGAGTCTGGCGAGAACCTTTATTTGCATGAAATATTAGGGTTTCAATTAAAAGATCTGCATTCGCAAAAAAGCGGGGTCATCTTCGACTTTTCTTCTAATGGGGCGCAAGACCTTTTGGTGGTCAAAACAGATTCTGGGTTGTATGAAGTGCCCTTCGTGGACGAGTTAATCGACAGCATTAATTTTGACTCCCGAGTCGTCAATATGAATTTGCCGGAAGGGCTTTTAGAACCATAG
- the trmD gene encoding tRNA (guanosine(37)-N1)-methyltransferase TrmD, whose protein sequence is MQFNIISIFPDFIESFSQTGVVGQAIKAGLIKLQTVNPRDFASDAHKSVDDRPFGGGDGMIMLPGPLSDSLEHLEKHQQLGHVVYLSPQGQKWDDEKVRRAADQWVASNQAVTFICGRYGGIDQRIISQYVDDEISLGDFVLSGGELAAMAVVDSVARFIPGVLGNNESPWKESFSSGLLECPQWTRPREFQGLNVPETLVSGDHARIEKERQRVSLLRTWCLRPDLLATMEADSLNSKLSEALRWAQTIGADELSVWGFNNSQIHKILSGE, encoded by the coding sequence ATGCAGTTTAATATAATTTCGATATTCCCCGATTTCATTGAGAGTTTCTCGCAAACAGGAGTGGTGGGGCAGGCCATTAAGGCGGGACTGATAAAATTGCAGACGGTAAACCCACGAGATTTTGCCTCCGATGCTCATAAATCTGTTGATGATCGACCTTTTGGCGGTGGCGATGGCATGATCATGTTGCCGGGCCCGCTATCTGATTCTTTAGAGCACTTAGAAAAGCACCAGCAGCTTGGACACGTGGTGTATCTCTCGCCTCAAGGGCAAAAATGGGACGATGAAAAGGTGCGAAGGGCTGCGGATCAATGGGTGGCATCCAATCAAGCGGTGACATTTATTTGCGGCCGCTACGGTGGCATTGATCAGCGAATTATCAGTCAGTACGTGGATGATGAAATCTCATTGGGCGACTTTGTGCTGTCAGGAGGGGAGTTGGCCGCCATGGCTGTGGTAGACTCTGTGGCTCGATTTATTCCAGGGGTTTTAGGTAATAATGAATCGCCATGGAAAGAGAGCTTTTCGTCAGGTCTCCTTGAGTGTCCGCAGTGGACGAGGCCGCGTGAGTTTCAAGGGCTAAATGTTCCAGAAACTCTGGTTTCGGGAGATCACGCTCGTATAGAAAAAGAACGACAGAGAGTCTCGTTACTTAGAACGTGGTGCTTGCGGCCGGACCTATTGGCGACAATGGAGGCTGATTCTTTAAACTCGAAATTATCAGAAGCGCTTCGTTGGGCGCAGACCATAGGGGCGGACGAGCTGTCGGTGTGGGGCTTTAATAATTCTCAGATCCACAAGATATTATCAGGTGAATGA